Below is a window of Oryza brachyantha chromosome 10, ObraRS2, whole genome shotgun sequence DNA.
ACAAAACCTTACTTATAAGCCACAGACaagtgcagcagcagctcagctcaccaccctcttcttcctcctcaccACCAACGAGCCAAAGAACCAAGAAGCGAGGAGGAGCTAGTCAAGATTCAAGAACGGGAGGATCGAATTGATGATGTCTTCTGCTGTgattccgccgccgccgtcgccggagaggAGGGTGCCGGTGGTGGCAGACGATGGGGGTGGTGGAGGACACGGGGTGAAGGGGGAGGAGCGCGGGGGAGGGAGCGGGAGCGTGGCGGGAATATCGCCGAGCATCCTCATCATCGCCGTCATCGTGGTGGTGATGCTGCTCGCGTCGGTCTCCATCCACTACTTCATCCGCCACCTGTGCCGCCACGCGCGGGGCGgctcgtccgccgccgcggcggcctcctcggcggccCCGGTGCTCCCCGTCGTGGTccgtgccggcgccgcggGGGAGCAGGGGAAGGCGTCGGCCGAGCACGCGGCGGAGATGGAGCGGCTCATCGCGCGGCTGCCGCTCTTCACCCTGGCCTCCTCACTGGCCGCGCTCCCGAAGTCGTCGAGGGACTGCGCCGTGTGCCAGAGCGCGttccgcgacgacgacgagctccgccTCCTACCGGCGTGCCGCCACGCCTTCCACTCCCGCTGCGTCGACCCGTGGCTCCGTGCCAACCCGTCCTGCCCGCTCTGCCGCGCCTCCATCGCgctcccgcacccgccgctCCCGGAGCTCCTCCGCGTCGAGCTCGGCAGCATCAGCAGCCGCCGCTCCAACAccaactccgccgccgccgtcgccgccgcgccgcccgagGGAGCCGCCGTGCGCGCATACCCTCTCCCCACCCTCCCCAACTCGGAGTACCTCGTCGAGGAGGAGCTCGAGGTCGTCATCAAGcagccgagcgccgccgccgccatagCCGCTCCACGAACCGGCGAGCCGAGCCAACATCCGCTGCCTCAGGTGGAGCGTGGGCAGCCGTCGTCGGTGACACCAACGGCGTCGTTCAGCTCGGCGCGGTCGCAAGAGCGGTGGAGCAACAGGTGGAGCAGCCGGTGGAGCAGCCGATGGAGCAGCGGGCGGTGGAGCAGCCGGTACGACGCCggcacggtgacggcggcggccactgCTGAGTGGTGGTGGGAcatggacggcggcgcggcgccgcccgcgcggcggcgcgaggtgGAGGAGCAGGGCAACGCGTTCCACGGGTTCATGCGCTGGCTCACAGGGGCATACTAGCAATTAACCGGCAATGAAAGTTTGATCGCCGCTtccgccggcgcgcgccggcgatCGCCGGAGAATTCAGTCTGAATTTGTAACGAGACGAAATGAATCAGCTGGGcttttttttggtgaaattttgtgtatttttttttgcgtgcGTGGATTTCAAGGCGTGGGGGTGTGGGGGAGGTTTTGATGGCGTACGGATTTCAAAACTGCTTCCGAATTGGAGAATGTCGGCGGGAAGAATGAGGAATTCGGGGACTTTGAGGCAAACCTGCTCCTGCTGCCGCCACCACAATCAATGAACTGcccaatcaaaaaaaaaaaggaactgaATTTTCAGCTCGTCCTgcatttcttttgttctttggCTACTGCAACTTTGCAAGGATGTGCATTTGACACATTGTTCGGCTAGCATGtgttttaaagttgaaaatggaTTCAAAACAGTATTTAAAGAGATTCATATGCAAAAAGCACACTGTTACTGAGCTTAGTAGTACATTTGGATTCAGGAGGCTATGCTTCTGAGCTTGCCAACAAGCACATTTTCAGGTTATGAAACTGATCATGTAATAATATCTGCATAAGATCAGAGTTTGTCTCTTTTTGTCGTGGATGGAGTTGCAGCAGTAGtactgtagtagtagtatcttCTCTATCTAATCATGGCATGGGGTGTGAGGTAGTAGTACTAGAGTACAATAGTAAACTTTGAGGGCATGGGTGCTGTCAGGGAGCTAGCATGCATGGATTTGTTCCCACACAAGATCGAGCTAGGCTGATGGATCACGATCGAGTAGAGAATGCAGTGCATGCACATGTGATCGATGGGAGGGAGGGTGTGGATTACGGGTTGGGAGATTCCTGGTCCTTGAGATTACGCACAACGCTACAAAGCTCGATCGCCTctgtggtggtggtagtagGAGTAGCTGGGTCTCTCCCACACTGGTACTTGGAAAAGGACTCTCCTGTCCATTTCTATTGCCATTTGGGACGGCTGCTAGCTACTGGTACCTTCGGTGCTTCGCTATATATTCTTTTAGGTGGtatttagttgccaaaatatttttggtaaaaacatcaaatcaaacgtttgaccggatatcggaaggagttttcgaacacgaatgaaaaaacgaatttcacggctagcctagaaaccgcgagacgaatcttttgagcctaattaatccgtcattagcacatactggttactgtagcacttatggctaatcatggactaattagactcaaaagattcgtctcaagattttttccataactgtacaattagttttttggttcatctatgtttaataatttatttatgtgtcaaaaaatttgatgtgatgtttttagaaaaaattttagaactaaacaagtcctTAGTAGCTTCGCTCACTCGATGTCACAATTAGCTGCTAGTTAGGTTTACAGGATCGTCCTTTAGCCTTTTGGAGAACAAAGGAAAACGATGtatctacaaataaaaaataatttataaataatttttttatatatgttgttcGATATATCTGCAAACGAAAAACGATATATCTGCAAAACgatttaaatgttttattcacaaattattttttgtttgcaaatatgtcgttcgactgttttttatgaaaaagccaaacaatattATTTGCGGGATGTTTTTCATCgcataatatatgtttttttttcatatttgtttcttaATCCTGAAGAATGaaaatacaaaagttttatccataggTTACGATTCGTTTACTTCTCTAATGCTTATCAAGGTGAACTCAACCAATCATACGTTAAGTTTTTTTGACCgggtatacatatatatatatatatactacagtGGGTAGCTAGCTTGACCTAGCAGCTGCATGCTTGCCTTTACAAGTCGAGCAGGGGTGAGGTGAGCCGAGGCTGAGATTGATCAGTCTTGACAGAGCCACGACAGTCGTGCATGCATGTCGCTTTTGTGGTTGGCATGCCATGAACCGGAAGCCTTTTGATTCAttaatggttgagataacaAGATAGATAAAGAAGCATTAAGTATTTTaagacaaattttaattttaaaagtagTCGTATTATACTTCAAGAGAGAAAGTATGTGTCTACGAGGACATGAGCTTCAACCAGTGGTTTCAGTCCATGAGGCCACTGGTAGCCTAAACAGTAAACACCTTCCATAAAtcaatgttgtaaaataaattttagtgaaaatttataaaatcaacttcaaatttaaggttaaaaatttaaattttagtttataacataagtagaagcaaaaagaCGAGGCTGCAATTATACATGGTTATTACATCTTACCTAAACTATAGTTACCTACATGTGACATGCTTGAGATATTGGAGCTTCTCATAGCTCTGTCGAGTCTCAGTCACAGCGTTTGGACATAGTATGAGCTACAGGACCATACACCCTGCTGCTGAAGCCATGAAAAACGTACACTGCTCCACCTTTGCATTGGTCCATGCATAGTAACTGAAAATTAGTGACACCACCGAACTAAAATCGTGTGTTAATAATCTgagtactagctagctagcagtgATGAATTGGTACTGATGCATGTATCGATCCATCGTCCATGGAGAGGCCAACAAGTACTGGCATGCATGCCATATTGCCATGGCTAAAgcttctgcttcttcttcttgttgttgttatCTCGAGCTAGGGGAgacaagcaaaagcaaaaggcCACCCCTGCTTCTGGATtctgcaatgcaatgcaatgcaatttcctttcctttcaaaccttcttttcctttttcactaCTCCTCCCTACAGCTGACTGACGATACGTACTGCTCTCTTTTCAGCCTTGTGCTAGCTGCTGCCTGTGACCTGTTGCTGTTCACCAGCCGATCCATCGATCCATGGAGGagtccatgaaaaaaaaaaagagaaaagtttCAGAGAAAGAAGCAGCATTTGCCATCGATTGACCGACACAACACACATGTTTCTCTCTAGCTATCTATAGGCTGCATTGCATGCAATGTCCTAGCTAGTATAGTACAGTACCGGAGACCTGTCTTTTTGCATGGTCTGAGCTGAGCTGATGAAGATCAAGTGTGCTATGTACTGCGTTATCAGCAAGCAGCTCGACTGCTCAAGTGTGGACTGCACCAACCTGCGCGGCTGCGCGCAGAAGCAGCTAGCACAATGCTGAGAGTAAAAAGATGGAGAGATTTTTACTGTGCGCCTCGCATGCGATGCGAGAGATGCTTGGTGCTGGGGGAGCACATCAGATCAGGTGCACTTGGAGTtacctatagctaattactgCTCCGccaaaaaaatgatttctaagtttgaccgttcgttttatttaaaaaatttattaaaaaattaaaaaatagtcacatataaaatactattcatgttttatcatgtaataataataaaaatattaaccataaattcttttaaataagacgaatagtcaaaaattctatcaaaaacttataaatttatttattttgggacggaggtagtaactaACAGCTACACGGAAGAGAAACTTTTGTCGGAAATGACAAGGAGAAGAATCAAAATGGCAAATCCAGCGTGTAATTAAGCTTGTAGTTGAATGGTTGATTAGTAGCGGCATTGCCAGATCATGACGACTCTGTACCTGTGTGATACGTGACCGTTTTGCTCCTAGACACTTCAAACACCTTTCTTACCGGAGAGATTTTTGTGTTACTGATAGGTTCAGCCCAATTGATTGGCGGCAtacttacaaacaaaaaaaaagtaatttataaatacaatttttataaacatgtttttccaatttaaaagcaaaagataaaaaataagctacgataaaaaaccttaaactcaatactaaatttaaagttaaacatttaaatcttaacttataagtataagcgaaaacgAAAAGACAAGTACCATTGTTTCTCAAGTGTCTGGGTGAATTAATAGACAAATTTATCAAACTCCAAACACGTGTGGtttttttgaagttttctTATAACATTGTTTTATTGAGCCTGTAACCCGTaccaaaacatcaaaattttaaccaGTTTTTAATTAGGTAAATGTGAAACATACTGACGCGGGAGTACAATTGAGATGTATTACTATCTCCGTcgataataaccttattttttgtttttccgtgtctaacgtttgaccattcgttttatttgaaaaaattataaaaaactttaaaaaaattagtcacatatactattcatattttatcacccagtaacaataaaaatattaatcgcaaaaaatggtagataagatgaatggtcaaacgttggacacgaaaaaacgaaaaataagattattatgtgACGGAGGAACCGAGTTAGTAATTGAGATCTCcaggaaaaataataataaaaaaggaaggaaaaggtAGGAGAAGTTGTTTGGAGAGTGATCGAGAGAGGCCAGCAAGTCGCGCCTTCCTCGCCGCAACCTCTTCTTGTATATACGCGCGTAGTACGTGCGTCGTCACCCATTGCATCACTCGACTACGTATGTACTTACGTACTTAATTACTCACGCATACTACTTAGTCCGAGAACAGGTCGAGCGTTTAattatccgtcttatttaaaaaatttaaaaaaatagtcacacgtaaagtactattcatattttatcatgtagcaacaataaaaatattaaatataaaattttttaaataagacgaatagtcaaaaattctaaaaaacgcaattcgtttattttgaaacgagTTGGTATGTCCACTCCTGCGAAATTTCTCACCCAATTACCCAACTTAGGATCATATGCGACTCATGCCATAGGTATTAACTATAGTTCATTGCTTTCTCCATTTTTCTTCGAATATATTTGATCTACTTTCTACCCACCTAGAAATTAAGCATGCGCTGCAAACTAATGACCTTACTTTTCGTTTCTATCtgtgcttataaaccaaaatttaaatttttaactttaaatttaa
It encodes the following:
- the LOC121055571 gene encoding RING-H2 finger protein ATL65-like produces the protein MMSSAVIPPPPSPERRVPVVADDGGGGGHGVKGEERGGGSGSVAGISPSILIIAVIVVVMLLASVSIHYFIRHLCRHARGGSSAAAAASSAAPVLPVVVRAGAAGEQGKASAEHAAEMERLIARLPLFTLASSLAALPKSSRDCAVCQSAFRDDDELRLLPACRHAFHSRCVDPWLRANPSCPLCRASIALPHPPLPELLRVELGSISSRRSNTNSAAAVAAAPPEGAAVRAYPLPTLPNSEYLVEEELEVVIKQPSAAAAIAAPRTGEPSQHPLPQVERGQPSSVTPTASFSSARSQERWSNRWSSRWSSRWSSGRWSSRYDAGTVTAAATAEWWWDMDGGAAPPARRREVEEQGNAFHGFMRWLTGAY